The following DNA comes from Bos indicus isolate NIAB-ARS_2022 breed Sahiwal x Tharparkar chromosome 3, NIAB-ARS_B.indTharparkar_mat_pri_1.0, whole genome shotgun sequence.
ACCCCACCTCTCCAGAGGTGTATCTGGCCTCAGTGCTAAGGCTTCCAAGGAGAGAGGGTTTAAAAACTACTAAGCCTAGAGGACCTGGAAGTTCGATGTACCCAGCCAGCCTACGACCCAAGGCTTCtcattctccttctgcccctcaCCCTGCGTGAACTCACTTCACCCTCCCACTCTTCTCCACTCACTCATTCAGAGGCTTGAGTGCTAGCTAACCTGTTTTGATGGTTTCCTCTTTTTGGCTTGGGGTGCTAGTCCTCTGAGCTTCTGCCCTCTTCTTTCCCTCACACAGCACAGAAGAGTGGTGCCCCTCCTCCGTTACCTTTGCCTCTGCTACTTGCCCACAGCCCACAGTCCgggctcctcttcctctttccaaAACTGTTGTCATTTTCAAAAATGAGAACTGAGAACTTCTGGCTTAGGCTGGAACGGAATGCAGTGTGCCCTAAAGCTGGAAATAGGGGCAGCCACCTGGGTCTCCGCACACTAGACTTTCAGGGCCTTCACCCAGGCAGGCAAGCCACATCTGAGTAGGCTCGAGGGCGGGACGAGAGCGCGCCTCGGACTTCAGGGGCCGCCTAGGGTCAGTGTCCGGCGACAATGGCTGGGTGGTGGGAAGCTCCCTGGGTGCAAGGGGCCCTCCCAGCCGCCAGGGGTCGCGCTGCAGGCGGTCGGGCGCTGGGCAGGCGCTGCCAGGGTCACGGCCGCCGGCCGGggagggggggggtggggggagcggcgGCGCCCGTGGTCccggagggggggtggggggagcggagAAAGCGGGGCGCGCGGAGAAGCACCGGGCCCTCAGCGCGGCAGGAGCTGGGGGGACCGCGCGGCGCGAGCGAGAGGCGCGGCAGCACAGTCCCCGCGTGGCGCAGCGCGGCGGAGACGCTGGGATCGCCCGGATCTCCCTCCAAGGCGCCCTGCGCCCCGGCGCCCTCGGCCGCCTCTTCCTCCTTCATTCGCCGTCCCGGCGGGAGCGGCGCCCGAGTCGGGTGCGCCATGTCCGGGGCCGGGTAGCCTCGCCGTCCGCCGGCCCGCCAGCCCGCCTTCCGAGCCACCCGCCCGCGGGCCGGCCGGCCGGGGAGTCTCGGGGCAGGCAGGTAGGGGCTGGACCGGGCGGGGCAGCGggcggggaagggagggagggagcgcgggcggggcgggggctcTCCCCAGCTGTTCTCTAGCGCTGCACATCTGGTTCCGGTTCCTCTCTCCtggggaagtgaaagtggaggggaGGGCGCAGTCTGGAGTTAGCTAGCTGTGCCCGGCGCCCTGCACCCCTCCTGCTCCCGCGGGTCCCGAGCCTGAGCACCCCTCCCTCCCGCTCCGGTCACGCGGCGGCCGGCGCTGCTGCCGTCACGTCCCCGGCCGCCTGCGCGTccgctcctctgccctcctgctCCTTCCTCAGCCTCCTCCCGCTCGGCGCGCCCTTTGCCCCAACGCGAACTTCCCGCTGTCCGGCTCGTGGGCGCCGGGACCCGGAGTGGTGTCCCTGCCTCTTGCGTTCCCTAGGGAGAAAGGGCTGCCTTCCTGCTGGGCTCTTCCCTAGCTTGGTGAGGAGAGGCCCGGGTGCGCAGGTCCTGCCGATGGGAGCCACTCGCCCCTCAGCTGGTCTCACCTCGTGGTTCCTGCCTGCTCCTTGGGGCAGAGGACATAGGGCTCCCATTCGCCTGCAGTGGACGAGGCACGCGGCTGGGTCCCAGAGCTAAATCAGGAGGCTGACGCTGACTCCTGGCTTTACCTCGCAGACGTGGAGACTAAATTTAGCTGgagttggtgtgtgtgtgagtgaccAGAGGCCAGGTTAAGGAGAGCCAGCTTGGGTCCATGAGATTCCCTTGCCCCCTCTTCTCTCGGCAAGGGTGGGAGGTTAAGTAGGACTGTACATGCTGGATCTAATCTGAGCTGCCTCTGCCTTGCTCCGGGTCCTTTAGGCTAAGCTTCCAACTTGGAATGATGCTGTGTTGGCACCTTCTGACAATACCCCCCCAACCTCCGCACACCCCCAccagcaccacacacacacccataggCTGACTTCCGCCGAGCTGCAGCTTCCCCTCCACTGTTTCAGGAAGtcacctcccttcccctctgaAGCAGCCCCCACGCCTCCAGTCCTCTGCTGCAAGCCACTCACCAAGCTGTTTCCCAGCTTCTACACTCAGGGCACCCGGGGACCCTTGAGGCTCCTACTCCCGGGGGTTGGGCCATGGAGGCAGGTGAGAAGAGTTACTGAGAAGCCGCTGTGGGCCTGTTTCTGTCTCtgggcttcatggaggagggcTTGGGGATGGTGGGGACTGTCTCCCACAACTGCTTTGGACCTAACTGAGGATACCTAAGGATCCTGGAGGTTGGAgggtactgattttttttttttttggtcaggttAGTGGAGCTAGGTTAGGAAAAAGGACACTGGAGTCTGGTGAAAAGACACTTAAAGCCTGGGTTTTGTGGCCTCCTCACAAAAACCTAGAGGTGGGCTCTTTAAGAATATTAGCTGGCTCATGAGATTCTTAGAATGTCAACTAGAGTAAGAAGGCCAGAAATCCATAAAAAGACTGTAATAGGCCTGATATCATGGCCAGAATGAATGTCATTGTAGGCCATTACAGAAAAGATTGTGATCTCTGTTATGTTAGCGAGTGAAGAGGGCTGGGGCTTTAAAAGGGATACAGAAACCATGTGATGTCAGAACCCAGAGCCTAGGTTAGCTGTGTGCAGTGGGTTCTTTGGAAAGAGGGCTGGTACCACCAAGAGGGAGGGTCCTGGTCTCTTTAAGGACCTGTGGTGGGCTGTTAGGGCCTGGTGATGTCACAGGCGGGAGAGTTCAGGATTGGCTGGCCACTGATCCTGCTTTTCCTTGaaagtactggagaaggaaatggcaacccactgcagtactcttgcctggaaaattccatggactgaggagcctggtaggctacagtccatggggttgcaaagagttagacatgagtgagcgacttcactttcactaggaaGAGGAGGGAAGCAAAAAGGAGACTCCCTGGTTGCTGGCTGCCATGGCAACACAAACCTTCCATACTTCATCTCTGCCCAACTTGACCATTCCAGATGCAGTGAGTGAGGGGGGGGCCATGGCGGAGGAGCGGCCCCCCCGGCTGGTGGATTACTTCGTGATAGCTGGACTTGCAGGGAACGGAGCACCCATCCCTGAGGAAACGTGGATTCCTGAACCCAGTGGACCCCTGCGCCCTCCCCGGCCAGCTGAGCCCATCACAGATGTGGCAGTCATCGCTAGGGCCCTGGGCGAGGAGGTGCCCCAGGGCTATACATGCATCCAGGCTTCCGCGGGGGGCCACCCCTTGGAACTCAGCGCTGGGCTCCTAGGTGGAACTCAACCTGTCATCTGCTACCGGAGGGGTCGTGACAAGCCCCCCCTCGTTGAGCTGGGGTGTGTGCACCTACCTACCCCTGCTGGCACCAGGGGAGGCTAGGAGATCTGGGGTGAGGCAAGGAGACGTAGGGGTATGGGATGAGGGATGTTCAATGGGAATGGGAAGAGTGGTCGTGAGGCCAGGGAGAAGAGCCTGAAGTTGTGTGTACTTAGTCCTCACACAGATTTGGGTGCGTGTACTAGTGCTGCTACttgctagctctgtgacctttggCCAGTTATTGAGCCCCTCTGGGTCTATTTCCTCAGCTgtaatttggggaaaataatacCTCCTCATAGGGAGATGAAACAGGATCATCCATATTAGGGACTTAGCACAGAGTCAATAAATGGTAACTTTTCTTCTTGGTATTTATTAATGAGCGCTGAGAGCCATGGAAGGCCTGAGGTGTTGTTACTGATCAAGAAGTAGAGCctagggatttctctggtggtccagtgactaagactcagtgctcccagtgctggggcctgggttcgatccctggtcagggtactagatcccacatgccacaactaaagatcccgagtgctgcaactaagacctggagcagctaaataaatattaaaaaaaaaatagagccaaGGGCAGAGAGGGGCACAGGGTTTTGGAGGGTGGGTTCAGCAAGAAGTGGGCCCTGGTGTCAGTGTTCGACTAGGCTGAGTAGCTAGGACTAGGAAGGCAGATCTAGCAAGACTGGGGGCTTTCTCCTCTGTTGTGGACTCCTGACATCTCTCTCTGTTCTCTGTGCCCAGGGTGTTGTATGAGGGGAAGGAACGTCCCAAGCCTGGCTTCCAAGTGCTAGATACGACACCCTATAGCCACTCAGCCAACCTGGCCCCTCCAGGCCCTGGGCACCCCCGCACCTACCTCACTTACCGGCGGGCAGCAGAGGGGGCAGGGCTGCATGCCTTGGGCATCACTGACCTCTGCCTGGTACTGCCCAGCAAGGGCGAGGGCACTCCTCATACTTACTGCCGATTGCCCCGCAACCTCAACCCCGGCATGGTGAGTGGGGCCCTGGGCCAGGAGCCGAGATTCATGCCATCTCCCTGTAAGAGGTGGACACTGGGCACACAGGGCATCCTAGGACCAAGGCCTCTAGTGGTGGGGGTGGGCCCAGAGGTGTGACACTGGTCTTGGGGGACTGGGATTAATAGGAGTTCTAAAGACAAAGACCACTTAGGGGTGGTGGAGAAAATAACCCCCCAGAAACCTTTGTCAGCTGTGTGTCTGCTTGTCTCTTGCCGTTTTGGGGCAGTGGGGCCCAGCAGTGTACCTGTGCTACAAGGTGGGCCTGGCCAAGGCCAACACACTGGTGTATGAGGCAGGTGAGTAGCCCCTCTGTCTCTGGCCCCTCGACACTCTGTGTCCCTCTGCCCTGGTGCCTCTCGGCGGGTACCTTCAGTGTCCACAGAACTCACCTCCCCTTTGCCACATGGCCCTTCTCTGGGATCCCCTGGTTCTTTCCCCCGGAGTCTGATGGACCCTACTCCTTTTGGGGACCCCCCCCTCTGTCGGGGGTGCAGAGCTGCTGGGCCGCTACCCAGAGGAGGACAATGAGGCGTTCCCGCTGCCCGAGTCAGTGCCCGTCTTCTGCCTGCCCATGGGGGCCACTATCGAGTGCTGGCCTGCCCAGACCAAGTACCCCGTGCCCGTCTTCTCCACCTTTGTGCTCACGGGTGCAGCTGGTGATAAGGTGGGTGTGTGGAGTGTGGTCAGGGGTCTGGGCTCTGCGGAGCCCGCCTGACTGCCCCTCTGCCCCTGCCAGGTGTACGGTGCTGCCCTGCAGTTCTACGAGGCGTTCCCGAGGGCCAGGCTGTCGGAGCGGCAGGCTCGGGCCCTGGGCCTGCTGAGTGCTGTGGAGCGGGGCCGGGCACTGGGGGGCCGGGCTGTGCGCAGCCGCCGCGCCATCGCTGTGCTGTCCCGCTGGCCTGCCTTCCCGGCCTTCCGCGCCTTCCTCACCTTCCTCTACCGCTACTCCGTCTCCGGCCCCCACCGTCTGCCCCTGGAAGCGtgagcatggggcttccctgatgctgggaagggttatGAGGCCAGGAGGAATGGAGGAGAAGACGATggagctgggggggtggggggcgcagaGGAGTCAGGGACGGGGCTGTAGTGTGTGGCTGGAGAGCTGGTCCATTGCAAAAGTGCCCCTGGCTGAAGGGGTGAGTGGGGCCTGAAACCCAGGCTACACTTGCTTACCAAGTCCTGGCCAGGGCCTGTGCATACCCAGAGGGAATCTCTTCTGATGTGCACCAGTGCTGTGCATGATGGCGGCTCCGGTGGCTGACAGCAATCTTGAGGTAGAGCTCAGGGAGGAGTGAGGTCCCTGGGGACAGGCAGAGGAAAAGAGCAAAGGCACTGAATGGAGAGCCTGGAGCCTGCCTCTgactgtgtctctctctcccccaggcACATCTCCCACTTCATTCACAatgttcccttcccttccccacagaGACCCCGCATCCTGGTGCAGGTGAGGGCTGGGGCTGCGGCTAGGTGGCAGGGGGAGAATGGGCAGGGGCTAGTCTTTACCATCCTGACCTGTGGCTCTTCTGCTTCTCAGATGTCTCCCTATGACAACCTGCTCCTCTGCCAGCCTGTATCCTCACCCCTGCCCCTCAGGTATATGCTCAGGTTGGGGGGCAAGGCTGTGATGACCAGGGGCAGGGTGGGTGCCAGGCAAGTGGGCACCGGTGTGAAGGGTTGTGCAGGCTGGGCCCAGGTGGTGTCTGTGCCCAGCGATGAGGGAAGGGCCTCCTGCTGACTCTTCCCCCACCTTGGCATTGCTCCCAGTGGTGCCAGCTTCCTGCAGCTGCTGCAGACCCTGGGCCCGGAGCTGGCGATCACACTGCTGCTTGCTGTGCTCACGGAACACAAGCTACTAGTCCACTCGCTGCGGCCAGATCTGCTCACCAGCGTCTGCGAGGCCCTTGTCTCTGTGAGTGCCGCTCTGCCCAGCCTGCCTTACCCAGAGTGTTCTTTCTTGTGCCCTAGGCCCCACCTGGATTCTCCttacttttcctttcttgggGAGGGTTCCTCAGTCTTATCCTTGGGCATGGCCTACAGGATGTACGGCTTCTGTCAGGAGCTTTTCTTGGAGCTCAGCTCCAGCAGCTTCTCACGACAAGCACCACCGGTCAAGGTCAATGCCCCCTCTTCTGCTGCCTCCCTGTACCCCG
Coding sequences within:
- the LOC139182117 gene encoding collagen alpha-1(I) chain-like — translated: MGALCPLPQGAGRNHEERGTGTRCAALENSWGEPPPRPRSLPPFPARCPARSSPYLPAPRLPGRPARGRVARKAGWRAGGRRGYPAPDMAHPTRAPLPPGRRMKEEEAAEGAGAQGALEGDPGDPSVSAALRHAGTVLPRLSLAPRGPPSSCRAEGPVLLRAPRFLRSPHPPSGTTGAAAPPTPPLPGRRP